The Ranitomeya imitator isolate aRanImi1 chromosome 3, aRanImi1.pri, whole genome shotgun sequence genome has a window encoding:
- the LOC138671490 gene encoding LOW QUALITY PROTEIN: F-box/LRR-repeat protein 17-like (The sequence of the model RefSeq protein was modified relative to this genomic sequence to represent the inferred CDS: deleted 1 base in 1 codon), with protein MPHSTPVRDKGHCSAKGPIEQPSTPCKMLRCTPAEDQGHPSTGEPAEHTGTPLHTGDRGHPSTAELTHQPTLDLALPFAEELSPGNPALEKDGMSPTEEPPQPGTAAQKHSMTPICCSASSLGSCSQDQAQTHREADPDTHKVEDEPLHINQLPPSLLLKIFSHLSLNERCLCVSLVCKYWRDLCLDFQFWKQLDLSSCSQVKDDILERIAFRFWNITELNNSDCLNVTNAGVEMVAAKCSGLVKYTAYRCKQLSDSSLISMATHSAVLQKVHVGNQDRLTDEAIKQLGSRCRDLRDIHFGQCYKISDEGMVLIAKGCPKLKKIYMQENKWCVEVIAKEGRSLKELYLVTCKITDHALIAIGRYSTTIETVDVGWCKEITDQGATLIAQSSKFIRYLGLMRCDQVIEATVKQLVQQYPHITFTTVLQDFETSF; from the exons atgccccatagtaccCCAGTGAGAGATAAGGGGCACTGCAGCGCTAAGGGACCTATAGAGCAGCCCAGCACCCCCTGTAAGATGCTCCGATGTACCCCTGCAGAAGATCAGGGGCACCCCAGCACTGGAGAACCTGCAGAGCATACTGGCACCCCTT TGCACACAGGTGATCGTGGGCATCCCAGCACCGCAGAGCTTACACATCAGCCCACCTTGGATCTAGCATTGCCCTTTGCGGAGGAGCTGTCTCCAGGGAATCCAGCACTGGAAAAAGATGGCATGTCGCCAACAGAGgagcccccacagcccggcacagcagCACAGAAGCATTCCATGACTCCGATCTGCTGCTCTGCATCTTCTCTTGGCTCCTGTTCCCAGGATCAGGCACAGACACATAGGGAAGCTGACCCTGACACTCACAAGGTGGAGGATGAGCCGCTACATATTAACCAGCTGCCTCCATCACTGTTACTGAAGATATTTTCTCACCTCTCTCTGAATGAGCGTTGCCTTTGTGTGTCTTTGGTATGTAAATATTGGCGCGATCTCTGCTTGGACTTTCAGTTCTGGAAGCAGCTGGACCTCAGCAGTTGTAGTCAGGTTAAAGATGACATATTGGAAAGAATAGCTTTCAGGTTTTGGAACATTACAGAACTCAACAATTCCGACTGTCTAAATGTGACAAATGCTGGGGTTGAGATGGTGGCGGCCAAATGTTCCGGCCTGGTGAAGTACACCGCCTACCGGTGTAAGCAGCTGTCTGACTCCTCACTCATCTCTATGGCCACTCATAGTGCCGTGTTACAGAAGGTTCATGTTGGCAACCAGGATCGGCTCACCGATGAGGCAATCAAGCAGCTGGGTTCCAGGTGCAGGGATCTGAGAGACATACATTTTGGACAGTGCTACAAGATCTCTGATGAAGGGATGGTTCTTATTGCTAAAGGTTGTCCCAAACTTAAAAAAATTTACATGCAAGAAAACAAAT GGTGTGTAGAAGTTATTGCAAAGGAAGGCCGAAGCCTGAAGGAGCTCTACTTAGTAACGTGCAAGATCACAGATCACGCTTTGATAGCCATCGGTCGATACAGCACTACTATAGAAACCGTGGACGTGGGATGGTGTAAAGAGATTACTGACCAAGGAGCCACATTGATTGCACAGAGCAGCAAATTTATACGATATCTTGGCTTGATGAGATGTGATCAGGTAATTGAAGCTACAGTGAAGCAACTGGTCCAACAatatccccacatcacattcactaCTGTACTACAAGACTTTGAAACCAGCTTCTAA